TTAAGCGCGTTAGAGAAGCGGTCGATCAGATTGCGCAAAGCGCGCCGATCTTCCCCTCGATCGACGGGCGCAAGAGTAGCTACTACGAGTGGATCGGGGCGGGCAGTCTGGATCTAAGTCGAGTTTTTTCCGCTATGGACAGCTCCGCCGCGCCGTTTAAGACCTTGCAATACGGGACGGACGGGAAGTTTTACTACTTTTCGTTAAAAGGCAACCTAGAACCTATAAAAACGGGCGGATACGAGCTTGCGATCGAAACGCAGGGCGCGTTTATCTATAACCGCCGTTTGCGTTTAAGCGGCGAGATTCTACGCGGACCTTATCAGAGCGAGGGAATCAAAGCGGCGTTCGGTTCTAATCTGGAAATCGCGCTATACGCGCCGCTAACAAGGCAAGACGATCGCTTGGAGATCGCGTTTTTGCTATACAAGCAGGACACGCTTATTCAGCGCATTCCGTTATACAACACGCTTACGCTTGGCATGCCCGATCTCGACGCGGAATGGTATATATGACGAGCAAAACCGCATTGCTGCTTGGCGTTCACTCCCACCAGCCCGTCGATAATTTTGATCATGTCGTGCTGGAGGCGATCGATAAGTCATACGCCCCGTTTTTCAAAACGCTGAATAAATACCCCGACTTTAAGTTTAACGCGCATTTTAGCGGCTGGCTTTTGGAGTTTATCCAAAAACGCGATAAAGAGCTTTTTAACCTTATGCGATCGATGAGCGAGCGCGGACAGATAGAGTGGTTTGGCGGCGGTTATTACGAGCCGATTTTGGCGTCGATCCCCTCTTGCGATCGTATCTCGCAGATCGATAAGCTAAGCGATTTTATTGAAAAAAACTTTTTTCAACGACCAAGGGGGCTATGGCTTACCGAGCGAGTGTGGGACGTTTCCATCGTAGGCGATCTAACAAAACGCGGTATTGAATACGCGATTGTGGACGACTATCATCTGCTGTGCGCGGGCGCTTCCAATGATAGGTTAAACGGCTGGTATAAGACGGAAAGCGGGGGCGAAACGCTCGGAGTTTTTCCCATTAGTCAGGCGCTTCGCTATCAGGCGCCGTTTTGGGAACATCATGTCGTCGTTGAAAATATCGCCAAAATCGGCGGCGCGGCGATTTTGTTTGACGACGGGGAGAAATTTGGTTCGTGGCCCGGCACGCACGAGTGGGTCTATGAAAAAGGGTGGCTGGAAAGTTTCGTTAAAGCCGTTTTGGAATGCGAAACGATCAAGACCGAGCGTTACGGGGAGTATAAAGCGCGCGTCGCGCCGCTAGGATTGGTTTACCTGCCCGAAGTTTCATACGCGGAGATGGGCGAGTGGAGTCTTAACCCGCGAGAGGCTATCCGTTTGGAGGAGATAAAAAACCGGCTAGGCGAAGAAGATCGCCGTTTTATACGCGGCGCGACATGGAAAAACTTTCTCGTCAAATACGAGGAGAGCGCTAGAATCCACCGCCGAACGCTTGCGCTTTCCGCGAAAAACCCGCGAAACGACGAGGAGTTTCAAGAGGCGCTTCTCAAAGCGCAATGCAACGACTGCCTGTGGCACGGTATATTCGGCGGTTTGTATCTGCCTAATTTAAGAGATACCGCTTGGCGCTATATAATCGCCGCGGAAAACGCGCTGAAGCCCAAAAACGGTTTTTACTACGAGGATTGGAACTTAGACGGTTATCTCGAAACCAAGATCGTAACCGATTCGCTGATCGTCGACTTTCAGACAAAGGGCGCGGCGCTAATCGGGCTGCATATTAGATCGGCTAATTTTAACCTGCTCGACACGCTTACGCGCCGCTTTGAAGCCTATCACGGCAAAATCAAGGCGGACAAGAGCCAAAAAGAGGGGCAAAGCGGCGCTAAAACCATTCACGACGCGCAGACGCTAAGCGCGGACGAGGAGGCGCTAAAACATCTTGTCGTCGATCGCTATGTTCGCGCCGGTTTTATCGACCATATAATCGAGGGCGAGTTTAATTTAGACGGCTTCTTTTCGCAAAATTTCATAGAAACCGAAACGCTAGCCAACGCGATATATAGCGTTAAAGGCGCGCAAAACGAGGTATTTTTTTCAAGCGATCGCGTCGATAAAACGATTACCGTTAGAGACGAAGCGATAACCGTTTCAACCAAAATTAAGCAAAACGCCCGCTACGCCCAAGAGCATAACTTTCATTTTGCCGATCTATCGCGCGTAACGATCGGCGGCGAACGCGCGGATAGGTCGATCGCTTTTGCGGCGGCGAATAGGTTGGAGCTTTACGATCCCTATCTAAATATAACGATCGCGCTTGCGTCCAATCGCGATTTCATAGCTTTGGCGCATCCGCTATACACGGTTAGCCAGAGCGAGAGCGGCGTGGATTTGACCTGTCAAGGGATCGCGATCGCGCTTGATTTTGGCGAGATCGAAGTCGGCGCGGCGATTGACGCGACATTGAAAATTAAGGAAAATATATGAACGAATTTCGCCATCAGCCGCTTTACGACGAGTGGGTAGTTATCGCGCCTAACCGCGTGCGAAAACCGCTAAACAAATCCGAGCCGCCGCCGCAAACGCAGATAAACGATCCGTTTATGACGGGATCGGAAAACAAAACGCCTAACGAAATCTACGCGATCCGAGAAAATCCGTCGATTGCCGCGAGCTGGAGAACGCGGGTTTTTCCAAACAAATTTCCTCTATTAGCGCTAGAGACCCCGCCCGTTTTGTCTATGAATGGCGTTTACTCCTCGATCGGCGGTTTTGGCGCGCACGAAATGATTGTCGATCAGCAAAAGCCCAACAAACATCTCTGTCTTTTTAGCGCCGAAGAGTTTAGAGATCTTATGCTCACCTTCCGCGATCGCTTTAGCGCGCTTTACCAAGATCAGCGAATCGGGTCGGTAACGGCGTTTAAAAATCAGGGGATAAGAGCGGGCAACTTCATAAGGCATAGTCATTCTCAGATTGTCGCGCTTCCGTTTATAGCGCCTAAGCTCGCCAAGCAGATCGAAACCTCCAGAGAGCATTACAACCGCGTCGGGCGATGCCTGTTGTGCGATCAGATCGCCGGCGAGGAGAACGAGAAATCGCGCGTTTTGGTTCGCAGCCGTTACTTTATCGCTTTCGCGCCGTTCGCGGCGCGCTATGAGTTTGAAACGTGGATCGCGCCGATCGTGCATAACAGCGCCTTCACGCAGCTAACCAAAGACGCGCTAAACGATCTAGGCGAAACGCTGGAATGGTGCGCGAAACGGTTAGGGATCGCTATGGAAAATCCCGATATAAATTTGGCGCTATTCACCGAGCCGCCAAAGCGCAACCATCGCAAAGCCGATTATTTTCATCATATCGATCGTTTTTTTCATTGGCATATCGAGCTGTTGCC
The Helicobacteraceae bacterium genome window above contains:
- a CDS encoding DUF1926 domain-containing protein; the encoded protein is MVYMTSKTALLLGVHSHQPVDNFDHVVLEAIDKSYAPFFKTLNKYPDFKFNAHFSGWLLEFIQKRDKELFNLMRSMSERGQIEWFGGGYYEPILASIPSCDRISQIDKLSDFIEKNFFQRPRGLWLTERVWDVSIVGDLTKRGIEYAIVDDYHLLCAGASNDRLNGWYKTESGGETLGVFPISQALRYQAPFWEHHVVVENIAKIGGAAILFDDGEKFGSWPGTHEWVYEKGWLESFVKAVLECETIKTERYGEYKARVAPLGLVYLPEVSYAEMGEWSLNPREAIRLEEIKNRLGEEDRRFIRGATWKNFLVKYEESARIHRRTLALSAKNPRNDEEFQEALLKAQCNDCLWHGIFGGLYLPNLRDTAWRYIIAAENALKPKNGFYYEDWNLDGYLETKIVTDSLIVDFQTKGAALIGLHIRSANFNLLDTLTRRFEAYHGKIKADKSQKEGQSGAKTIHDAQTLSADEEALKHLVVDRYVRAGFIDHIIEGEFNLDGFFSQNFIETETLANAIYSVKGAQNEVFFSSDRVDKTITVRDEAITVSTKIKQNARYAQEHNFHFADLSRVTIGGERADRSIAFAAANRLELYDPYLNITIALASNRDFIALAHPLYTVSQSESGVDLTCQGIAIALDFGEIEVGAAIDATLKIKENI